From Pirellulales bacterium:
CTCGTCGGGGCCTGCGTCAAAGCATAGGCCTGCAGCAAGACAAACCGTGACGATCAAGAATACCCACCGCAGGTCACGGCGTGCTGAGTAGGTCGGTGCGAACGACAGGATCGCCAGGATACCGCTGATCCCGGCAATCAGCCCCAGGCTCGCGAGCCGCCACCAGAAGGTCGGCTGTTTCATCATCATGGGCATATCCGGCCGAGCGGCTCCCACGGCGAAGAACACGATGATCTCCGCCGCGCAAATCAATGCGACGGCGACGAGGTCAACCCAAACACGCCGCCGGCGAACGGGCTTCAGGCCCGCCGCGAGCTCATCAATCAAGGATTCATGGGGCATCGGATAGCCCTCGAACGGACGCAGATCGCGATCCGATGTCCCGCCGGATTTTGCCGAGGCGCACCGCATCTGCAAGCGATGGGCTTTTTCGAGCTGCCAACCGGGCCATATCGCGCGCCTCGCTCTCTACCTCCGGGCCGTAATTGTTTTTCACGTAACGGGCATCTCAACCGGCATCGTCGTTCAGGGTCCTTTGTACCAAGGAGGGTGTCAGGATTTGCGGAAGTACGACTGGTGTTCCCTGGTCTGCCGGATAGTAAACGTAGAGCGGCACGCCATCCCGATGTTGCGCCTCGAGATACTCGGTTATTGCGGGATCCCGATTGGTCCAATCGCCTGTCATGACGACGACGTGGTGCGCGCGTATCTCGGCCCTTGCGACACCTGAATCCAACACGACCCGCTCGTTCACCAAACAGGTGATGCACCAGGCTGCTGACATATCGATCAAGACCGGCGTTCCAGCCGCGCGCAGGCTCGTGAGTTTTGCGGCGGAATAGGGGACGGTACTTGCTCTGGACATATCGCCGGACATATCGCTGCTTGCTTGCCCAGTCGTAATGAGCGGCAGTAGCGCGAGGGTTCCAATCGCGGCTGCGAGCCTTGTCGAAAAAGGAACCCAGCCGGAGAATTTCAGCAACCAGAGCGCGAAACCGAGGAGCACGGCGCCGGCCGCCGCCATAAAAACCCCTGTGGGCCCTGCCTGTAGAGCGACGACCCAAAGAAGCCAGACGGCGGTCGCGAACATGGGAAAGGCCAGGATCTGCCGAACAACGATCATCCATTGGCCGGGCCGCGGCAGGAGCTGGCCCAATTGAGGAAAGAAGCCAATCAACAGGAATGGCAACGCCATCCCAATGCCAAGCAGGAAAAAGATTCCGAGCCCAAAGATGGGCGGGGCGGCCAAGGCGGACGCAATGGCCGCTCCCATGAAAGGCGCCGTGCAGGGAGTCGCCACAGCGACCGCGACGAGCCCCGTCACGAAGCTTCCTACCAAGCCGCCACGGGCTGCTAGTGTCGAACCGATGCCGGAGAAGCGCGAACTGAAGTCAAATACCCCAGCGAGGTTCAATCCGATCCCAAAGACAAGCCACATGGTAAATGTGACGAAAGCCGGCGACTGCAGTTGAAAGCCCCAGCCTAGCTCCGTTCCAGCGGCCCGCAGGCTCTCCAGCACGCCGCCGATGACCAAGATTGTCACAACAACACCCGCCGTATAGGCCAATGCCTGTGCTCGGACAGAAGACCTCGCTTCTCCACCAAGCCTCGCCACACCGAATGCCTTGATGGCAAGCACCGGGAAGACGCATGGCATGAGGTTAAGAAGCATTCCGCCGATCAACGCTCCGATCGCCGGCCAAAGCCAGGTCAGTCCGGCACCTTGTGTTCCCGAGCGTGCAGCGGCCGCCGGCACGGCAACCGTGAATGCCCGCTTGGCGCCGGTTGCATCGGTTATCTCGAGAACGCCGTTCAGGGGCCTCCCCGGACGCCATTTGAGTCGCTTCAGAGCCAGCGAAAATCCGTTAGGTCCAAGCTCTAGGCGTTGCGGTGCGGCATTGACGATGGCGTCCACCTGGTCCGGGAAAAAATGTGCCTCCTTGACGCCGCCTTGCGCCAGCCCCTGGCCACTGACAATCAACCTCCCGGCCGGCGTGACTTTCGTTGTGAAACGCGCGGGCACGGGATCGGCCGCGCGAGCGGCCGCAAAAAGTGGAGCCACTGCAGAAGACAGCGTTTGACCCATCGGCAAGTGGAGTGCGAACGTCGCCTGTTGGGGAACGCAGATAACGGCGCTGCAGACGAGCCAGCGAGCAGCAGCCTGCACGTTAACACCTTGCGCAGGCACTGGCTGCGAGAGCGATGCCGAAAATGGCAGCAGCACAGTCCCGCTAACTACATAATCGCCGAGTGAATTGGCGACCAGCCAGTCAGGTGCCGGCCATTCGAACGCGCCCGCCAAGCTGTGGTCCGGCTGCGTCATGGTAAGCTGAGGTGGCGCCCCCGCATCACCAGCATTCTTCCAGTAGATGTGCCATCCCTTCGACAGCCGGAACAGCAAGCCGAGCTTCACCGGTGAACCACGAAAGCCGTCGCTGTCCGACACGACCGAGACCGTGTCTTCATGGCTGACGAAGCGGTTGCTCTCGGCGGCCTGTGCCACGATCGGTATGGCCAGGGGGCCTATCAGCATCACGGCAAAGAGTAACCGTCGGATCATCGGTGCCCACTCCCTCGTTGCATGAAAGGCCTCGCCGGCCGGGACAAGATTTCGGCGCGCCATACTCAATCAGTCCCGTGCGGCAGCAAGGATCTCTCCATCAGGGCGTTGGACAAGAACAGCGAACTTCGTTCCTGCCGGCGCTGGAATCTCCTTC
This genomic window contains:
- a CDS encoding DUF1109 domain-containing protein gives rise to the protein MPHESLIDELAAGLKPVRRRRVWVDLVAVALICAAEIIVFFAVGAARPDMPMMMKQPTFWWRLASLGLIAGISGILAILSFAPTYSARRDLRWVFLIVTVCLAAGLCFDAGPDEIRSVIRRIDWTDGVQCAGKMIALSIPPVLALGVLMCRGAPIDRVGTALLVGIAAAAWGAFIFVFACPFDDPLYIAVWYSVGCGTVIVGTRAILPRLARW
- a CDS encoding thioredoxin family protein, with amino-acid sequence MIRRLLFAVMLIGPLAIPIVAQAAESNRFVSHEDTVSVVSDSDGFRGSPVKLGLLFRLSKGWHIYWKNAGDAGAPPQLTMTQPDHSLAGAFEWPAPDWLVANSLGDYVVSGTVLLPFSASLSQPVPAQGVNVQAAARWLVCSAVICVPQQATFALHLPMGQTLSSAVAPLFAAARAADPVPARFTTKVTPAGRLIVSGQGLAQGGVKEAHFFPDQVDAIVNAAPQRLELGPNGFSLALKRLKWRPGRPLNGVLEITDATGAKRAFTVAVPAAAARSGTQGAGLTWLWPAIGALIGGMLLNLMPCVFPVLAIKAFGVARLGGEARSSVRAQALAYTAGVVVTILVIGGVLESLRAAGTELGWGFQLQSPAFVTFTMWLVFGIGLNLAGVFDFSSRFSGIGSTLAARGGLVGSFVTGLVAVAVATPCTAPFMGAAIASALAAPPIFGLGIFFLLGIGMALPFLLIGFFPQLGQLLPRPGQWMIVVRQILAFPMFATAVWLLWVVALQAGPTGVFMAAAGAVLLGFALWLLKFSGWVPFSTRLAAAIGTLALLPLITTGQASSDMSGDMSRASTVPYSAAKLTSLRAAGTPVLIDMSAAWCITCLVNERVVLDSGVARAEIRAHHVVVMTGDWTNRDPAITEYLEAQHRDGVPLYVYYPADQGTPVVLPQILTPSLVQRTLNDDAG